One segment of Desulfosudis oleivorans Hxd3 DNA contains the following:
- a CDS encoding lmo0937 family membrane protein translates to MLWTVAVILLILWLLGFVSSYTMGGFIHLLLVVAVIVVLVRVIQGRRVI, encoded by the coding sequence ATGCTCTGGACAGTCGCGGTAATACTGTTAATCCTGTGGCTGCTGGGATTTGTGAGCAGCTACACCATGGGCGGGTTTATTCATCTCCTGCTGGTCGTTGCCGTCATCGTCGTTCTGGTCAGGGTTATTCAGGGCCGGCGCGTTATTTAG
- the rpsP gene encoding 30S ribosomal protein S16, with the protein MAVKIRLARCGRKKRPFYRMVVADERYARDGRFIEKVGTYNPLVNPAEVVVAKDRVEHWLGQGAQATRTVKSILKKEGVAVS; encoded by the coding sequence ATGGCGGTAAAAATTCGATTGGCAAGATGTGGTCGCAAGAAACGTCCCTTTTATCGGATGGTGGTGGCGGACGAGCGGTATGCCCGGGACGGCCGGTTTATTGAAAAGGTGGGTACCTACAACCCCCTGGTGAATCCGGCGGAGGTCGTCGTGGCAAAGGACCGGGTCGAGCACTGGCTGGGCCAGGGCGCCCAGGCCACCCGCACCGTGAAGAGCATTCTGAAAAAAGAGGGCGTTGCGGTCTCATAG
- a CDS encoding CsbD family protein, with the protein MNHRDSHGIHSIWNQTGETTMKSSNREKAEGKIHQVKGKFKEAAGIIAGNRDLEAVGKEEKKEGKIQEKLGQIKKLMDK; encoded by the coding sequence GTGAACCATCGTGATTCACACGGCATCCACTCAATTTGGAATCAAACAGGGGAAACAACCATGAAATCGAGCAACAGAGAAAAGGCAGAAGGCAAGATTCATCAGGTAAAAGGCAAGTTCAAGGAGGCCGCCGGGATAATCGCCGGCAATCGTGATCTGGAAGCCGTAGGCAAAGAAGAAAAAAAAGAGGGAAAGATTCAGGAAAAACTCGGCCAGATCAAAAAACTGATGGATAAATAG
- a CDS encoding KH domain-containing protein — protein MKELIEYIAKALVDNPDQTVVTEVDGSQTSVLELKVAKEDLGKIIGKQGRTARALRTILSAASAKLKKRTVLEIIE, from the coding sequence ATGAAAGAGTTGATCGAGTACATCGCAAAGGCGCTTGTCGACAACCCCGACCAGACAGTGGTGACGGAAGTGGACGGCAGCCAGACCTCGGTTCTGGAGCTCAAGGTGGCCAAGGAGGATCTGGGCAAGATCATCGGCAAACAGGGCCGCACGGCCCGTGCCTTGCGCACCATTCTGAGCGCTGCTTCGGCCAAGCTCAAAAAACGCACGGTGCTCGAGATCATCGAGTAG
- a CDS encoding RNA methyltransferase, with translation MSPISPVRLYIALVHHPVLGRQAETIASAVTNLDLHDIARAAKTYGAAGYFVVTPLEDQKRLVKRIIAHWTDGSGSRYNPLRAQAFELMRVCDSLAEAAALVTADTGTAPLVAATTARLHPGAVTMEYLKDRLNASPVLLVFGTAWGLAPSVLDQADCVLEPLAGKSAYNHLSVRSAVSIMLDRLAEDRV, from the coding sequence TTGTCGCCGATTAGCCCGGTTCGCCTCTACATTGCGCTGGTCCACCACCCGGTCCTGGGCCGGCAGGCGGAGACCATTGCCTCGGCCGTGACCAACCTGGACCTGCACGACATTGCCAGGGCCGCAAAAACTTACGGAGCGGCCGGTTATTTTGTGGTGACGCCCCTGGAAGACCAGAAGCGGCTGGTAAAACGGATCATCGCCCACTGGACCGACGGGAGTGGGTCACGGTATAACCCTTTGCGGGCACAGGCCTTTGAGCTGATGCGGGTGTGCGACAGCCTGGCCGAGGCAGCGGCCCTTGTGACCGCGGATACCGGCACGGCCCCCCTGGTGGCGGCCACCACGGCCCGGCTCCATCCGGGTGCGGTGACCATGGAGTATTTAAAAGACCGGCTTAACGCCTCCCCGGTGCTGCTGGTGTTCGGCACTGCCTGGGGCCTGGCGCCGTCGGTTCTCGATCAGGCCGACTGTGTGCTGGAGCCCCTGGCCGGAAAAAGTGCATATAATCATCTTTCTGTTCGGTCGGCTGTGTCGATAATGCTGGACAGACTGGCAGAAGATAGGGTATAA
- the rlmN gene encoding 23S rRNA (adenine(2503)-C(2))-methyltransferase RlmN yields the protein MNSTALPQEIQNLTRARFADWLNAHNIAPYRADQVFKWLFVHRAESFDQMTNISKPVRTLLAESFIIGRLKIARTQQSADGTRKYLFELSDGEHIESVLIPEEDHFTLCVSTQVGCAQGCAFCMTAKKGFVRNLTPAEITGQVLGALKTLAPEERLTNIVLMGMGEPLANYDNVITSLDTICDGDCGLQFSTRRVTLSTSGLVPRMAPLGLATTVNLAVSLNATDNKTRDMLMPINKTYPIEVLLEACRTYPLSNRRKITFEYILMAGVNDSEKDALRLVKLLRSIKAKVNLIPFNEHEGAAFKRPDDAAIERFKQILHDRQYTVMTRQSKGADISAACGQLAADIKKYGQNK from the coding sequence ATGAACAGCACCGCCTTGCCACAGGAGATTCAGAACCTCACCCGGGCCCGGTTTGCCGACTGGCTGAACGCGCACAATATCGCCCCCTACCGGGCCGACCAGGTGTTTAAATGGCTCTTTGTTCACCGGGCGGAGAGTTTTGACCAGATGACCAATATTTCCAAGCCGGTACGAACACTTCTGGCAGAATCCTTTATTATCGGCCGCTTGAAAATTGCCAGAACCCAGCAGTCCGCCGACGGCACCCGCAAATACCTGTTTGAACTGTCCGACGGTGAGCATATTGAAAGCGTGCTGATTCCCGAGGAGGACCATTTCACCCTGTGTGTCTCCACCCAGGTGGGATGCGCCCAGGGGTGCGCCTTCTGCATGACCGCGAAAAAGGGATTTGTGCGCAACCTGACCCCGGCGGAGATCACCGGCCAGGTTCTCGGCGCGTTAAAAACCCTGGCCCCGGAAGAGCGGCTGACCAACATCGTGCTCATGGGCATGGGCGAGCCCCTGGCCAACTACGACAACGTGATCACCAGCCTGGACACCATCTGCGACGGGGACTGCGGCCTTCAGTTTTCCACCCGCCGGGTCACCCTCTCCACCTCGGGCCTGGTGCCCCGCATGGCACCGCTGGGCCTGGCCACCACGGTCAACCTGGCCGTCTCCCTGAACGCCACGGACAATAAAACCCGGGACATGCTCATGCCGATCAACAAGACCTATCCCATTGAGGTGCTGCTGGAGGCGTGCCGGACCTACCCCCTTTCCAACCGGCGCAAGATCACCTTTGAGTATATCCTGATGGCAGGGGTCAACGATTCGGAAAAAGACGCATTGCGCCTGGTCAAGCTGCTGCGGTCCATCAAGGCCAAGGTCAACCTGATTCCTTTCAACGAGCACGAAGGCGCGGCCTTCAAACGGCCTGACGATGCCGCCATCGAACGCTTCAAGCAGATTCTTCATGACCGCCAGTACACGGTGATGACCCGGCAAAGCAAAGGCGCCGACATATCCGCCGCCTGCGGCCAGCTGGCAGCGGACATTAAAAAGTACGGTCAAAACAAATAG
- the rimM gene encoding ribosome maturation factor RimM (Essential for efficient processing of 16S rRNA), whose product MNSSEFLCVGKIVGIHGIRGTVRVYSHSGDIAEFSQGNTLFLRGPKGDERVCTIEWCKPHGRHFLLGALELDSREQAAAVVGYELFALRASLPPLEDDTYYWDDLIGLAVFDKKTLLGRITSIIPTPGNDVYVVTDADTGKETLVPALKSVVGHIDLAAGTMQVSLPESL is encoded by the coding sequence ATGAACAGCAGCGAATTCCTATGTGTGGGCAAAATCGTCGGTATTCATGGAATTCGCGGAACTGTCCGGGTCTATTCCCACTCCGGTGACATCGCGGAGTTCTCGCAGGGAAATACCCTTTTTCTACGAGGTCCCAAAGGCGACGAGCGGGTTTGCACCATTGAATGGTGCAAACCCCATGGTCGCCATTTCCTTTTGGGGGCTCTGGAACTGGACAGCCGCGAGCAGGCCGCGGCCGTGGTGGGATACGAACTATTCGCGCTGCGCGCCTCCCTGCCGCCCCTTGAGGACGACACCTATTACTGGGATGACCTGATCGGCCTGGCCGTGTTTGACAAAAAGACCTTGCTGGGCCGTATCACATCGATTATTCCCACGCCGGGCAACGATGTGTATGTGGTGACCGACGCCGATACCGGGAAGGAGACCCTGGTGCCCGCCCTCAAGTCCGTGGTCGGGCACATCGACCTGGCGGCCGGCACCATGCAGGTGAGCCTGCCGGAATCCCTGTAG
- a CDS encoding diguanylate cyclase domain-containing protein, translated as MTGQPKNYHRQAEDTVALKGKPRWLKAVASESRQTSEALRKSELLMRAINVSARDAVLMMDAEGRVSYWNPAAERILGYTSDEALGRNLHSLLAPQHYRRLFEAAFPEFQRSGCGNNVEKTMRLKALRKNGDEFPVELSLAGVQLHDGWHAVGIIRDISNRELSDKALRESEDKFRTYMEKAPLGIFVADHTGRCLEANQAACRMSGYTEEELLELSLQDFLAPDFSGVGMASFKKLKTEGRVDGDLMVRGKNGKNFWINLVATTIGPDRVLAYCQDITRRKQTEEEIQKMAYHDALTGLPNRKLFSDRLGIALAQARRDQKGIAAIILDLDNFKDVNDTFGHDVGDRLLQAAAERLSAALRKSDTVARLGGDEFVLILPDLKGTEDVDRVAQKIVDGFRNPFSIDTHQLIVTTSIGIAVYPRDGISEVLLLKHADIAMYQVKQAGRNGYRFFNPNSS; from the coding sequence ATGACCGGCCAGCCAAAAAACTATCACCGACAGGCGGAAGATACCGTCGCTTTAAAAGGAAAACCCCGGTGGTTGAAGGCAGTGGCATCAGAGTCCAGGCAGACCAGCGAGGCGCTGCGCAAGAGCGAATTGCTGATGCGCGCGATCAACGTGTCGGCACGGGATGCCGTTCTCATGATGGATGCCGAAGGGCGGGTTTCCTACTGGAATCCCGCGGCTGAACGAATCCTTGGTTACACCAGCGATGAGGCACTGGGGCGGAATCTGCATTCCCTGCTTGCCCCTCAGCATTATCGAAGGTTGTTTGAGGCGGCGTTCCCGGAGTTCCAGCGTTCAGGTTGCGGCAATAACGTTGAAAAAACCATGCGGTTAAAAGCCCTGCGAAAAAACGGAGACGAATTTCCTGTAGAACTGTCCCTTGCCGGCGTGCAGCTCCATGACGGATGGCATGCGGTTGGTATTATACGTGACATCTCCAATCGTGAGCTGTCGGATAAGGCCTTGCGGGAGAGCGAAGACAAATTCAGAACCTATATGGAAAAAGCGCCTCTTGGCATATTCGTGGCGGATCACACGGGCCGTTGCCTTGAAGCCAACCAGGCGGCATGCCGGATGAGCGGATACACGGAAGAAGAGCTTTTGGAATTAAGCCTTCAGGATTTTCTCGCTCCGGATTTTTCAGGCGTGGGGATGGCCTCGTTTAAAAAGTTAAAAACAGAGGGCCGCGTAGACGGTGATCTTATGGTACGCGGGAAGAATGGAAAGAATTTCTGGATTAATCTGGTTGCAACAACAATTGGGCCTGACAGAGTGCTTGCTTATTGTCAGGATATCACCAGGCGCAAGCAGACCGAAGAGGAAATCCAGAAAATGGCCTACCATGACGCCCTGACCGGTCTTCCCAACCGGAAGCTCTTCTCCGATCGTCTGGGTATTGCATTGGCCCAGGCCCGGAGGGACCAAAAGGGTATCGCGGCCATCATACTTGATCTCGATAATTTCAAGGACGTGAACGATACCTTTGGCCATGATGTGGGAGATCGTCTTCTCCAGGCAGCGGCAGAGCGGTTAAGCGCTGCACTGAGAAAAAGTGATACGGTTGCGCGCCTGGGTGGCGACGAGTTTGTGCTGATTCTTCCCGACTTAAAGGGGACAGAAGACGTGGACCGGGTTGCACAGAAAATCGTTGACGGTTTTCGAAACCCCTTTTCCATCGACACCCATCAACTCATCGTGACAACGAGTATCGGCATCGCCGTCTACCCCCGGGATGGCATCTCTGAGGTTCTCCTTCTGAAGCATGCCGATATCGCCATGTATCAGGTCAAACAGGCAGGACGGAATGGATACCGCTTCTTTAACCCGAACAGCTCATGA
- a CDS encoding putative quinol monooxygenase, with amino-acid sequence MKRQMPKSEGSLSTMMNVIRTIMNVFPEKQKEVLQTLLSMVTPAGEEKGCLSYGIYSDIQDENVFNLISEWETREQLDQHMRSDRFSVLLGTKSFLIDPMKIQIFAVSDTEGMEAVNAVRKKMKRISPA; translated from the coding sequence ATGAAGCGTCAGATGCCGAAGAGCGAAGGATCTCTTTCAACAATGATGAACGTAATCAGAACCATCATGAACGTGTTCCCTGAAAAGCAGAAAGAGGTTTTACAGACACTTCTTTCAATGGTTACGCCGGCCGGGGAAGAAAAAGGCTGCCTGAGCTATGGGATATACAGTGATATCCAGGATGAAAATGTTTTCAACCTGATTTCGGAATGGGAAACCCGTGAACAACTGGACCAGCATATGCGAAGCGACCGCTTCAGCGTTTTGCTGGGGACCAAGAGCTTTTTAATCGACCCGATGAAGATTCAGATTTTTGCGGTTTCGGATACGGAAGGAATGGAGGCGGTCAATGCCGTAAGAAAAAAAATGAAACGGATTTCTCCCGCATGA
- the ffh gene encoding signal recognition particle protein, with amino-acid sequence MFENLSDKLNSVFKKLKGQGTLTEKNIDDGLKEVRFALLEADVHYRIVKQFIADIRERAVGADVLESLTPGQQVIKIVYEELTRLMGETRQDLNLTGQAPVSVMLVGLQGSGKTTTAAKLAVYLKKQGRKPFLVPADVYRPAAIDQLKKLGSQVQVPVFASDPGMNPVDICRQARVAAQQQGCNTLLLDTAGRLHIDEALMEELVGIKQAVSPSDILLVADAMTGQDAVNIAQSFNERLDIGGVILSKMDGDARGGAALSIKAVTGRPIKFVGVGEKTNALEAFHPDRMASSILGMGDVLSFIEKAQSVVDEKKAADLERKLRKNEFTLEDFRDQMTQIRKMGSIGDLMKMIPGMGKVKQMKDMEVDDGQLSRIEAIINSMTAEERRRHAIINGSRRKRIAKGSGTSVQEVNRLLKDYTQVMKMVKKINKGGMRGLGRGMMPF; translated from the coding sequence ATGTTTGAGAACCTGAGCGACAAGCTGAATTCGGTTTTTAAGAAGCTTAAAGGCCAGGGAACGCTTACCGAGAAGAATATCGACGATGGCCTCAAGGAGGTGCGGTTTGCCCTGCTGGAGGCCGACGTCCACTACCGGATCGTCAAGCAGTTTATCGCCGACATTCGGGAACGGGCCGTGGGCGCCGATGTGCTGGAGAGCCTGACCCCGGGTCAGCAGGTCATCAAGATCGTTTACGAAGAGCTGACCCGGCTGATGGGGGAAACGCGGCAGGACCTGAACCTGACCGGCCAGGCCCCGGTGTCGGTGATGCTGGTGGGGCTTCAGGGCTCCGGTAAAACCACCACCGCCGCCAAGCTGGCCGTTTATCTGAAAAAGCAGGGCAGAAAGCCCTTTCTGGTGCCGGCGGACGTTTACCGGCCCGCGGCCATCGACCAGCTCAAAAAGCTGGGCAGCCAGGTCCAGGTGCCGGTGTTTGCGTCGGATCCCGGCATGAACCCGGTGGATATCTGCCGCCAGGCCCGGGTGGCGGCCCAGCAGCAGGGGTGCAACACGCTGCTTCTGGACACGGCGGGCCGGCTTCACATCGACGAAGCGTTGATGGAGGAGCTGGTCGGCATCAAGCAGGCCGTGTCGCCGTCGGACATTCTGCTGGTGGCCGATGCCATGACCGGCCAGGACGCAGTCAACATCGCCCAGTCCTTTAACGAACGGCTGGACATCGGCGGCGTGATCCTGTCCAAGATGGACGGCGACGCCAGGGGCGGCGCGGCGCTTTCCATCAAGGCGGTGACCGGCAGGCCCATCAAGTTCGTGGGCGTGGGCGAAAAGACAAACGCCCTGGAGGCGTTTCACCCGGACCGCATGGCCTCCAGCATTCTGGGCATGGGCGATGTGCTTTCGTTCATCGAAAAGGCCCAGTCCGTTGTGGACGAGAAAAAGGCGGCGGACCTTGAGCGAAAGCTGCGGAAAAACGAGTTTACCCTGGAGGATTTTCGGGACCAGATGACCCAGATTCGCAAGATGGGCTCCATCGGCGATCTGATGAAGATGATTCCAGGCATGGGCAAGGTCAAACAGATGAAGGACATGGAGGTGGATGACGGGCAGCTCTCCCGCATCGAAGCCATCATCAACTCCATGACAGCGGAGGAACGGCGGCGGCATGCCATCATCAACGGCAGCCGGCGGAAAAGAATAGCAAAGGGCAGCGGCACCAGCGTGCAGGAGGTCAACCGGCTGTTGAAGGACTACACGCAGGTGATGAAAATGGTAAAAAAAATCAACAAGGGCGGCATGCGCGGTCTGGGCCGCGGCATGATGCCGTTCTAA
- a CDS encoding sigma-54-dependent Fis family transcriptional regulator produces MGQKIRQTGCDQRTIEAFLQGADIVLDSIREPLLVLDPALKVVIANRSFYLTFGVNPKETEGALIYDLGNRQWNIPRLKELLEDILPGNTLFHDFEVEHDFATIGRKIMHLNARRIYTEPDQTQLILLAIEDVTDRVSYRRNLEGLVKKKTAELTVALEEAEEKNRIAETSLSEIKKLKQQLEAERAYLQEEIKLEYNHEHIIGQSDGLKYVLYKIEQIADSDTTVLVLGETGTGKELVARAIHNLSRRKNRTMLKVNCAALPTNLIESELFGHEKGAFTGAHARHTGRFEVANGTTLFLDEIGELPLELQPKLLRVLQDGEFERLGSSHSTKVDARIIAATNRNLEEEVRNGNFREDLWYRLNVFPITMPPLRDRLDDIPLLVEFYVKKISRRMGKTIETIPSKIMETLQAYPWPGNVRELENVLERAVINSSGTKLRLVDELKRPFRGLSSSEKTLAAVERDHIVRVLEQTQWKVGGKNSAAEILGLDRSTLRARMRKLNISPPKTIK; encoded by the coding sequence ATGGGTCAGAAAATAAGACAAACCGGATGTGATCAGCGAACGATAGAAGCCTTTCTTCAGGGTGCCGACATCGTTCTGGATTCGATTCGTGAACCGTTACTGGTGCTGGATCCTGCCCTGAAGGTTGTAATCGCCAATCGCTCCTTTTACCTGACATTCGGCGTCAACCCGAAGGAGACGGAAGGGGCATTAATATATGATCTTGGCAACCGGCAATGGAACATCCCCAGGCTGAAAGAACTGCTTGAAGATATCCTTCCCGGAAATACACTGTTCCATGACTTTGAAGTGGAGCATGATTTTGCGACTATCGGCCGGAAGATCATGCATCTGAACGCCCGGCGGATTTACACTGAGCCAGACCAGACCCAACTGATCCTGCTGGCCATTGAGGATGTGACCGACCGGGTAAGCTATAGAAGGAACCTTGAAGGGCTGGTTAAAAAGAAAACGGCTGAACTGACCGTTGCCCTGGAAGAGGCGGAAGAGAAAAATCGCATCGCTGAGACATCCCTTTCCGAAATCAAAAAGTTAAAGCAGCAACTGGAAGCGGAAAGAGCCTATCTGCAGGAAGAGATCAAACTGGAGTACAATCATGAGCACATTATCGGTCAAAGTGACGGGCTCAAATACGTACTCTATAAAATTGAACAAATCGCCGACAGCGATACCACGGTACTGGTTCTTGGCGAGACAGGCACCGGCAAAGAACTGGTTGCCCGGGCCATTCACAACTTGAGCCGCCGCAAAAACCGGACGATGTTAAAAGTAAATTGCGCGGCGCTGCCCACAAACCTGATCGAAAGCGAGCTGTTCGGGCATGAGAAAGGCGCCTTTACCGGGGCGCATGCCAGGCACACGGGACGCTTTGAGGTCGCCAACGGCACCACCCTTTTTCTGGATGAAATCGGCGAATTGCCGCTGGAACTGCAACCCAAGCTGCTCCGCGTACTCCAGGACGGCGAGTTTGAACGGCTGGGCAGTTCCCACTCCACCAAAGTCGATGCGCGGATTATTGCCGCCACCAATCGCAATCTGGAAGAGGAAGTCCGTAATGGCAATTTCCGTGAGGATCTCTGGTACCGGTTAAATGTTTTTCCGATTACCATGCCGCCGCTCCGGGATCGCCTGGACGACATTCCGCTCCTGGTTGAGTTTTACGTCAAAAAAATTTCCAGGCGGATGGGCAAGACCATTGAAACGATTCCTTCAAAAATTATGGAGACGTTACAGGCATATCCGTGGCCCGGCAATGTCCGGGAGCTGGAAAACGTTCTTGAACGCGCGGTGATCAACTCGTCGGGAACCAAGCTGCGTCTGGTTGATGAGCTTAAAAGGCCGTTCAGGGGGTTAAGCTCAAGCGAAAAAACCCTGGCAGCGGTTGAACGGGACCATATTGTACGCGTCCTTGAACAGACCCAATGGAAAGTCGGCGGTAAAAACAGCGCCGCTGAAATTCTCGGGCTCGACCGCAGCACATTGCGCGCCCGCATGCGTAAGCTCAATATCTCCCCCCCCAAAACAATAAAATAA
- the trmD gene encoding tRNA (guanosine(37)-N1)-methyltransferase TrmD, translating to MNFTVLTIFPEMVDAFSQHGIVRRAVESGTISCRTVDIRDYTKDRHRTVDDRPYGGGSGMVMKPEPLAAAIRDARNAYPSARTVLLTPQGRGFTQEAARHLADAAEDLILVCGRYEGIDERVCQGLIDDEISVGDYVLSGGEVPAMIVIDAVTRLIPGALGGEDSAEKETFVQGRIEHAHYTRPPVFEGEPVPEVLVSGNHARIEAWRLETSLVRTLLKRPDLLLERALTPEEKKALKAWCRKVETLVAD from the coding sequence ATGAACTTTACGGTGTTGACGATTTTCCCGGAGATGGTGGATGCCTTTTCCCAGCATGGCATTGTCCGGCGGGCCGTAGAAAGCGGCACCATCTCGTGCCGGACCGTTGACATTCGCGACTATACAAAAGATCGTCACCGGACCGTGGATGATCGGCCTTACGGCGGGGGCAGCGGCATGGTGATGAAGCCCGAGCCCCTGGCAGCGGCCATTCGGGATGCCAGAAACGCCTATCCGTCGGCCCGTACAGTGCTCTTGACCCCCCAGGGCCGGGGGTTTACCCAGGAGGCGGCCCGGCACCTGGCCGATGCCGCCGAAGACCTGATTCTGGTGTGCGGCCGTTACGAAGGCATTGACGAGCGGGTCTGCCAGGGACTGATTGACGATGAGATTTCCGTGGGCGATTACGTGCTTTCCGGCGGCGAGGTGCCGGCCATGATCGTCATCGACGCGGTCACCCGACTGATTCCCGGTGCCCTGGGCGGCGAGGACTCGGCGGAAAAGGAGACCTTTGTGCAGGGACGGATCGAGCACGCCCACTACACCCGGCCCCCGGTATTTGAAGGGGAACCGGTGCCCGAAGTCCTGGTTTCCGGCAACCACGCCCGGATCGAAGCCTGGCGACTGGAAACCTCCCTGGTTCGCACCCTGCTCAAGCGGCCGGACCTGCTGCTGGAAAGAGCGTTGACCCCGGAGGAGAAAAAGGCGCTCAAAGCGTGGTGCCGGAAGGTTGAAACCCTTGTCGCCGATTAG
- the cyaB gene encoding class IV adenylate cyclase: protein MSHMEIEVKFFLEDKAAVRQRILALGAVSQGERFETNIRFEDREKSLIRRNVLLRLRKDSQATLTLKIPPEVADTEFKVYREIETQVTDFENTKQILAGLGFLPEQVYEKWRETFTAGPVVLCLDTLPYGDFLEIEANKENIRQWAEKLGLAWENRLVTNYLGMFARMREKYGLAFTDVTFENFEGVVVAPEDFFKAE, encoded by the coding sequence ATGTCCCACATGGAGATCGAGGTCAAATTCTTTCTGGAAGACAAGGCTGCGGTGCGACAGCGCATTCTGGCCCTGGGCGCGGTTTCCCAGGGCGAGCGATTTGAAACCAACATCCGGTTTGAAGACAGAGAAAAAAGCCTGATCCGGCGTAACGTGCTGCTGCGGCTGCGAAAGGACAGCCAGGCCACCCTGACTTTGAAAATCCCGCCGGAAGTGGCGGACACCGAGTTCAAGGTGTACCGGGAGATTGAGACTCAAGTCACCGATTTTGAAAACACAAAACAGATCCTTGCCGGGCTGGGCTTTTTGCCGGAGCAGGTCTACGAAAAATGGCGGGAAACCTTTACGGCAGGACCGGTTGTCCTCTGCCTGGACACCCTGCCCTACGGCGACTTTCTGGAAATCGAGGCGAATAAAGAGAACATCCGGCAGTGGGCCGAAAAGCTGGGCCTTGCCTGGGAAAACCGGCTGGTGACCAACTACCTGGGAATGTTTGCCCGCATGCGGGAAAAATACGGCCTGGCCTTTACCGATGTGACCTTTGAAAATTTTGAGGGCGTGGTTGTGGCCCCGGAGGACTTTTTCAAAGCTGAATAG
- a CDS encoding response regulator, whose amino-acid sequence MTHDTMTAIRKGPFGDAGDRQTHSLEQNNQNVQPVRSLVIDDDSTILRYVALILAMLKFQEVETAQKKPEVMEKLSTGPYDLLLTDLEMPDVNGYRLSRMIKKKRHGTKIIMMTGRDKNDCHGIVASKWVDGWLFKPFGLKELRPMLQCLGMVRD is encoded by the coding sequence ATGACGCACGACACCATGACCGCTATCCGCAAGGGACCCTTTGGAGATGCGGGTGACAGGCAGACGCATTCTCTGGAGCAGAACAATCAGAACGTTCAACCTGTCCGCAGCCTGGTGATTGATGATGACAGCACTATCCTCAGATACGTGGCCCTGATACTTGCCATGCTCAAATTTCAGGAGGTGGAAACCGCCCAAAAAAAACCTGAAGTCATGGAAAAGCTGTCCACCGGCCCCTACGACCTGCTGCTCACGGACCTGGAGATGCCGGACGTGAATGGTTATCGTCTGAGCCGAATGATCAAAAAAAAGCGGCATGGCACCAAAATCATCATGATGACGGGACGTGATAAGAACGACTGCCATGGAATAGTGGCCTCAAAGTGGGTTGACGGGTGGCTCTTCAAACCCTTTGGGCTAAAGGAGCTGCGCCCCATGCTCCAGTGTCTGGGGATGGTCAGGGATTAA